The DNA sequence AACTATCTCTCTAGGGATTGTGAAAGATGTTCCACTAGAAATATTCTTGTTATTGCTTCGACTCATATTCCCCAAAAAGTGGATCCCGCTCTAATAGCTCCGAATAAATTAAAGGCATTATGGCATTAAGATTTCCAAGGTTTAGCCAAGGCTTAGCTCAGGACCCCACTACTCGTCGTATTTGGTTTGGTATTGCTACCGCACATGACTTCGAAAGTCATGATGATATTACTGAGGAACGTCTTTATCAGAATATTTTTGCTTCTCATTTTGGGCAATTAGCAATCATTTTTCTGTGGACTTCCGGAAATCTGTTTCATGTAGCTTGGCaaggaaattttgaatcatGGGTACAAGACCCTTTACATGTAAGACCTATTGCTCATGCAATTTGGGATCCTCATTTCGGTCAACCGGCTGTGGAAGCTTTTACTCGAGGGGGTGCTCCTGGACCAGTGAATATCGCTTATTCTGGTGTTTATCAGTGGTGGTATACAATCGGTTTACGCACTAATGAAGATCTTTATACTGGAGctctttttctattatttctttctgCTATATCTTTAATAGCGGGTTGGTTACACCTACAACCGAAATGGAAACCGAGCGTTTCGTGGTTCAAAAATGCCGAATCTCGTCTCAATCATCATTTGTCAGGACTCTTCGGAGTAAGTTCATTGGCTTGGACCGGACATTTAGTCCATGTCGCTATTCCTGGATCCAGGGGGGAGTACGTTCGATGGAATAATTTCTTAGATGTATTACCGCACCCTCAGGGGTTAGGCCCACTTTTTACAGGTCAGTGGAATCTTTATGCTCAAAACCCTGATTCAAGTAGTCATTTATTTGGTACCTCTCAAGGAGCAGGAACTGCCATTCTAACCCTTCTCGGGGGATTCCATCCACAAACGCAAAGTTTATGGCTGACTGATATTGCTCATCATCATTTAGCTATTGCATTTATTTTTCTCGTTGCTGGTCATATGTATAGAACTAACTTCGGGATTGGGCACAGTATGAAAGATCTTTTAGAAGCGCATATTCCTCCGGGAGGACGATTGGGGCGTGGACATAAGGGTCTTTATGACACAATCAATAATTCGATTCATTTTCAATTAGGCCTTGCTCTAGCCTCTTTAGGGGTTATTACTTCCTTGGTAGCTCAACACATGTATTCTTTACCGGCTTATGCGTTCATAGCACAAGATTGGAAAAACGAGCACCGTGGAAATACATGCCACTCAGCCAAAGAAAGATGATGGAGAGTTGCCCGAAATGGGCACTAAATACTTTTCGAGGGATCTCCTCCGAATCACTGGTATGGCTATCGAAATCGTGAGCATCAGCATGTAGGTTCCAGATCCAAGTGGTAGTATCAGGGCCCTTAGCTATTGTTCTTGAGAAATGACCGGGTCTGGCCCATTCCTCGAAAGAAGTTTTTATGGGATCCCTATCTACCAAAATTTTAACTTCTGGTTCCGGCGAACGAATAATCATTGAGTCCTCCTCTTTCCGGACAACACATACAAAGAGACCCGCCAACAGTCAAGAAATTAGTGAACCTATGAGAGATATTTATAATTagtttctttctcttctcttaTATCTCCCATCTATCTATTTTCTTTAGTTATTCACTAGAGCAATTATGATCTGGAAGTCGATCCGGGCAAGTGTTCGGATCTATTATGACATAGCTTTGAGGCGCTTACTGGACCCGTTTAATATTATAAAACCTTTTCCGGTCTTTGAATTTGAACGCAAAAACGATTTTTTTGTGCAACCTAGTGTATTCATATCTCAATTAGAAGTTCTTATGTGATTAGTTGGTATTCAAAATAGACAATTCAAGTAGGTAAGTCGGAAATGCCACTTGAAACCAAAGCTAGCTGGTTTTCCCCGAAATGCGTTGAGTCCGCTTATCTCCAACTCGTGAACTTAGCCGATACAAAGTTATATGATAGAAACTTTTCTTTGGTGTTAAGGTAATAGCTATGAATAGTCATCAAGCAAGATTGGTTGGATTAGCTCACTTTTCTGTAGGTTATATATTCACCTATGCGGCTTGAATTCTAACCTTGTGTCAGGACCTACGGGCCAAGGAACAGTCTTAGGTAGACAATTTCTATGGGGCGTAGGCCTCCCAAAAGGTAACGGAGGCGTGCAAAGGTTTCCTCGGGCCGGACGGAGATTGGCCCTCGAGTGCAAAGGCAGAAGGGAGCTTGACTGCAAGACCCACCCGTCGAGCAGGGACGAAAGTTGGCCTTAGTGATCCAACGGAAATACCGGATCCCCACTTACACAAGCAAATTGTTGATAAAACTCCAAAATGGCACTTTCTTTTGACCCAATCCACTTGTGGAACCTCAATATCCATGGGCTTATTAGCTAAATGACAATTGGCACATACAATATGTCCAATCACTTCTGGTGGATCTTCATAACCCTGCTGTACAAAAATGGTGGGATTCCACGTGCCCCATGCTATTTGCCGATTTATTCAATGTTGGAATCAGGCTCGCGGGATCGCGACCCTTTGTCCCGACCATTAATTGTTAGGAAATCTCGAATCAGACCATTTGTCCTTACTTCCATAAAGGAAGCATGGGTCTTATTGATAGGAgaacttttttttcttggtaCCAATTCAATACTAAACAAGTCCGAACTAATTGAATACTTGTATAGCGACGACCCTTCCACTCGGCACCGTCGGATCACTTAAAGATCACATGCAATTGTGAATGCAACAACACttcctaataaaaataaaatgcaattcacatgcaCATGTTCCAACACtccctaacaaaaaaaaaaaaaaacttaaaaacagtttCTAATTAATAACAAGAGCAAGATATCTCAATATCCCTATGATCAATAATCAGAAACAGCATAAACGACAACTCATACTAGTTTACCTTAACATTCCCAAAACATAAATATCCAAATTATTAAAGATAGTTAAAATTGAAACTGAAATGAAAAGGAGAATTAGAGACAATGAGACAACACCAAAATTTACTTGGAAAACCTCCTAAGAGGTCAAAAACCACGAACCTACAACCaataaaaaattctactatGATGATCAATCAAGGTGTACAAGGATTTACCTAGCTCAAGATCTCCAATCCCTCACGCACTACTTGACAAGCACCTTCACACCTCTCCACCATGCCTTCATCTTTAGGAACATATTTGGAGTCCTTTCCAAACTTGATCTCGGCCTTCTCCTTGAAGCTCCATCAAGAAGAAATTGAGTTTTCACCCAAACCCAAAAGAATGAGAGATGAGTGTTCAAGGAATCAACtcatttctttttagaaaatccatttaagaaaattttcttaaaaaacttGGATGGAATTTTCTTGGAAAGCAAACAACCTtttgaaggaaaggaaaaactcTCTTACGACTATTGCTCTCTTAGTTTccaaaaatgggagaaatttgtatttaaaagggaaaagaatGGTTGAAAACTGATCTAAAAAAGAagttattttgattgatttgcCCCTGCACTTGGATCTATCCAGAAACAAGGGAACAAAAACCTTTTAGCAAAAAATATTCCTTCCAGCTTCcctaatacttttaaaaataattcaaggcCACCAACATGTTGAAAAACAAGGTTGATTCACATTCCTTCAACACTAACTCAACTACTTATCTCAGCCTCTTAGCAAATTCAAAATCTTAATCTTCATAGGTCAAGTAACCCAACAACGGATTTAAAAAACCATAGTTAGTAAACACTTAGGTATTTTGTCTGGAATTACCAACCTAACTATAACACtcacaacttttaaaaattttaaaaatcatttatagtattgaaaaatcacttgtgctttatagaaaaatatttgataggTGATTcgcctaaaaacactttcagaAGCACTTTGAGTAAAAACATTACCATACGCACCCTTAATTTCatggataattaaaaacaaagcaTAAGCAGTATAATCCAACAAgagaaatatttaaataaaattaatcaactCGAAAATGTATTGttccaatttaataaagaaCTATAAATTTATTAGCGGTGGCCATAATTCCCATGATGcaagaaaactaaaaactaatTATAACTTATAGCCtaagaattttttaaacctATCTTCGTATCATTCATTGAAAATGCctattttaaatactatttttctGTTTTAGAAACTGCAAACATGTaataactaaaacaaataaaacgaACATGATCgtgttttcatataaaaaataaaaaattaataaaatattcttaaataaaattcacaatatttattttggcaAGGCCTTATTagatcttatttttattaatttctagAACCCTATCCATAAACTTGTCACAGATAAACCCATTTCATCCTTTCCCAAACAATTCTGAACAAATTAATGTAATTGTGCCCAATCCAatattcaaacatatatatacataatagTTTGTTTCATGATCAAAACCTGATAACAGGCAATGAGTTCATTACAAAGAAACTATGGAGAAGTAGTACAAGGAAAAATATCTGTATATAAATTAATCAGCTTTGGACCACTTGCCAGAGTTTGGATATCATGGTACACATGCATCGTTATTTCACATGGATTCATCAGAAAACCTATAGGTCTTATGGTAGACTTCATTTCCAGCTAGCACTGCATCAATTATCAAAACCATGCATTTAGGGATCATATCCCATGGTAGTTATGGAAGCAAgaacattaataattaattgttttaaaaaaaatcataaaagtaaACAGAATATTGTATGTTGTGTGTACTAGTTAAGAAGCAATTCAATTACCTCTctggatgtgagatattttGGACCAATCCTCCCCTGTCTCCTCATGGTAACGATCTTGCAGAGTAGGAGAGCCGAGGACATTCAGTTCCTGTAGTGTAGTTATCTGGAGAAGGCGCTCGGGCAGGCTTTCCAGCTTGGGGCAGTTACATGTGGCCAAGGAGTGGAGATATGGCATTACTGACCTccgttcttcttcttctccttttacttCCCACTTTTCCCACTCAACCATATGTTTAAAAATGAGGCGCTTCAGCACTGGGAATGCAGTTGGTAAAGATCCCAAAAACTCACCACCCACGTATTTCAGTCTGTCCATATCCTCTATTCTCAGGCTTTCAAGGAGAGGTAGTTCCCCCAATGGAGGCAAACAAGTAACCAGTGAGCAACCCACAATTTCAAGCTTTTTCAATTGGGGCAACGATGAGGCCGCTATCCAACTGGGGAACTCGGTGGCAGCACtgtaataacttatttttaaagactTCAAGTTTTGATGAGGCTGTAGAGCTTCAGCCACACCTTTTGAAGCAGCTGAGGCAAGCCGCCCAAAACCCGTTAGTACCAAATGATGGAGGTGTTTCTTATTCTTCAATTCTGCTTCGCCAGCCTCCTCTGCATCTTTCACATTAGCTATCCCACTTATCACAAGACCTCCCCTGAGGCTGTTTAAGTTTTTCAGTTCTCCTATTTTGCATACATCACGTCTAAAATGATCTCCAATTATAGGAAACCTAGTTAATGTCCGAAGTGAGGTCAATCTCCCGATTCCTTTTGGCAACTCCGATACTCCACTGCCGTACAATTCAAGATGTCTCAGGTTAATTAGTTTTCGCATCCCCTGAGGTAGTTTTTGAAGGTAATGACATCCAAAAACATATAAAGTTTGCAAATAATATAGATCACAAATTGTTTCGGGCAATTCCGTCAACCACttattatttgatagattaaGGTACCTCAGATGTATCAATTTCCCCAAGTTCCTCGGCAGTACCGCCAAATCATTCTCACTCAAGTCTAATGCCCTAAGGCATACCAAATGTTTGAATAAATTAAGTGGGGGTTGAGGAGTGAAGGGAATGATCAGATGTGCAGCAAACAATGTGTGCAGATATTTCAAATTATGGATAGTGCTAGGAAATCCAACCCTTCGTGCGCTAATTAAGGTTGCATGACGAGCCTTTTGGAAGGAGGAAGCCATCCTCACTTCcttttcatcatcaatctccaGAATGAAGCATTCATTCTTGGTCAAATATTGGGCAAGATCATGTACTATATCATGCATCTTGCACGATATTATGTTGCCCTCATCATCTCTACGAAAATCTTGGAAAAGTGACCGTGACACCAAGTCTTCAAAGTAGTCTCCCCCTGTTTTCTCCATCTCTATACTTTCTCTAGAATTGAGATAGCTATTTGCCATCCACAACTTGATCAATCTATCTTTCCTAATGATTTGATCTTTTGGGAAGACAGCACAATATGAGAAGCAGCGTTTAACAGCAGGGATAAATCATAATAACTCAACAATAAAGGAGTGGAAAGATGTTTCTCAATCACATCAAGTTGCCATATTTCATTATTCAAAATACTCTCCCAATCttctttattatcttttaagCGCATGAGACTCCCTAAAACTTTTGCAGCAAGAGGCAAGCCCCTACACTTGTCTGCTATTTTCCTGCCAATGTTTTCTAGTTCTTCAACTTTTTCTCTACTCCTTCCGTAAAAGGCTATGTTACTGAACAATGACCGACATTGCTCCTTGGACAATTCTCCCAAGGGTGCTTGTACGTGGTTCCCATCATTGTAGAAACGTTTTCGTTTCGTGTGGTCACCAAAATTCTACTTCCCGGTGCCCCACCCTTGAGAGAACTCTCTACTTGTTCCCACAATTCATAGTTTTCAGTCCAAACATCATCTAGCACGAGTAGGAACTTCTTATCGGCAATAAGTGTGCAAATTTTTTGTTGTACAGCTTCCAGATCATGGAAACCAGAAGACTCTTTCTGGAGGGCTTCAAGAATAGCCCTAGAAATCCTCATTGGGTCAAAAGGATCAGACACACAGACCCACTCCTTTCATGGAAATAGGACTTCACCTTTTCGTGGTTGTATGCTAATTGAGCAAGAGTTGTTTTGCCGATCCCTCCCATCCCAACTATGGAGACGATGTAGAGGGAGGAGCTTTCTTGGCAACTCCCACCCAACAGCTTGCCTATTATAATGTTTATATCTGCATCCCGACCACAGAACTGGCTAACATCAATTACAGAACTGGTTATACGTCTATGTGGTTGCTGGATGGTACTACTTGACACAAAATTGAACTGATTTCTCTCATTTGCAATGgcatttagttgtttttttatgtCCTTAATCTGAAGAGCAATATCATGGCGCAAAGAAACTTGTTTGAAGCAAACACAAGGGGAGGGAAAGCAGGAACTTATCTTGGGCTTAGGGATGCCAGGGTTTTCAGCTGCAATCTGTAATTTGAGAAGAGCAGTGTTCCACCCATCCACCACGTCATCCATCTGGTAGGAGATGTCCTTGAGCCTTTCTAACCAAACTTTTACAAGTTCTTCTGTGAACTGTCTCTTCTCTGCATCTCCAAGAACAGCTCTGATGCTCTGGAGTGTGCTTTTTAGGTTGTCCACCTCGCTTTTGACACCCACCACCAGTGTAACTTGTTGATGAATCTGTTGTTCCAAGACTGAAGCCAATCGCTCCAGCACGATAGAAACAAGAGCATCCGCCATAAGGGTTGATGAATTAGGTGGGGTTGATGAATCAAAGAAAATGGACAGATACAACTTAGATCAATGGAGAGAAAGGATGTGGAGCTTTGGCGGCTTAATTATGTTCCCTTAAATAGAATGGAAGAGAGGTATGAATCGATTACTTAAAAATGGCATTTCTGTATGACAAGATATGCTGATCTTCTTCATCActtcttccctttcttttccttctcaaGAGAAACCTCCAAATCCAATGCCCAAATCTGCATGGAAAAGCATTTCTTGCCTCTTTGGAATGGCATTGCCTGTTACACAAGTTTTGGACAAAGGCAAAGCATCTTACTGGATAGATTTTATATTCCAATCTTGCACTGCACTTTGTCCACAACATTTCTCCACTTTAATTCAAGTACGAATCCACTTTCAATTCTATTCTAGAAAAGGCTAAGCTGATTTCtagtgtttatatatatatatatatat is a window from the Vitis riparia cultivar Riparia Gloire de Montpellier isolate 1030 chromosome 9, EGFV_Vit.rip_1.0, whole genome shotgun sequence genome containing:
- the LOC117921771 gene encoding photosystem I P700 chlorophyll a apoprotein A2, with protein sequence MALRFPRFSQGLAQDPTTRRIWFGIATAHDFESHDDITEERLYQNIFASHFGQLAIIFLWTSGNLFHVAWQGNFESWVQDPLHVRPIAHAIWDPHFGQPAVEAFTRGGAPGPVNIAYSGVYQWWYTIGLRTNEDLYTGALFLLFLSAISLIAGWLHLQPKWKPSVSWFKNAESRLNHHLSGLFGVSSLAWTGHLVHVAIPGSRGEYVRWNNFLDVLPHPQGLGPLFTGQWNLYAQNPDSSSHLFGTSQGAGTAILTLLGGFHPQTQSLWLTDIAHHHLAIAFIFLVAGHMYRTNFGIGHSMKDLLEAHIPPGGRLGRGHKGLYDTINNSIHFQLGLALASLGVITSLVAQHMYSLPAYAFIAQDWKNEHRGNTCHSAKER
- the LOC117921686 gene encoding putative disease resistance protein RGA3 codes for the protein MANSYLNSRESIEMEKTGGDYFEDLVSRSLFQDFRRDDEGNIISCKMHDIVHDLAQYLTKNECFILEIDDEKEVRMASSFQKARHATLISARRVGFPSTIHNLKYLHTLFAAHLIIPFTPQPPLNLFKHLVCLRALDLSENDLAVLPRNLGKLIHLRYLNLSNNKWLTELPETICDLYYLQTLYVFGCHYLQKLPQGMRKLINLRHLELYGSGVSELPKGIGRLTSLRTLTRFPIIGDHFRRDVCKIGELKNLNSLRGGLVISGIANVKDAEEAGEAELKNKKHLHHLVLTGFGRLASAASKGVAEALQPHQNLKSLKISYYSAATEFPSWIAASSLPQLKKLEIVGCSLVTCLPPLGELPLLESLRIEDMDRLKYVGGEFLGSLPTAFPVLKRLIFKHMVEWEKWEVKGEEEERRSVMPYLHSLATCNCPKLESLPERLLQITTLQELNVLGSPTLQDRYHEETGEDWSKISHIQRVLAGNEVYHKTYRFSDESM